A window of the Desulforapulum autotrophicum HRM2 genome harbors these coding sequences:
- a CDS encoding lysylphosphatidylglycerol synthase transmembrane domain-containing protein, whose protein sequence is MNKKMILSLAVGILLSGGAIYLSFLNVPINEMVEYVTSINYFWVIPAVIVVLVCLFLRAVRWQIILQPVCRISLIDAFHPLMIGFMVNGILPGRVGEFVRPAILHQKNNIPYTAGLTTVAAERFLDLFALITLLALVFSTLKIDSTLESSFEGYLLNRTTLISIFSGIIQLGLLLLTGIVIVSWNRSKKIIIDMVNGLPGLFFFVGDTIKRKIQKKVSAPLELLINNIASGFALVKHPPRIFITLVLSFLIWGLQAFSWYLVSCGCPGIDLTFLQYTAVMVIVCFFIVLPSVPGYWGLWEAGGIFALSLFAVPPENAAGFILINHAVQIFPAILIGALSVFFSGVNFRKMVKNIKRL, encoded by the coding sequence ATGAATAAAAAAATGATCCTCTCTCTGGCTGTGGGGATACTACTTTCAGGGGGGGCAATCTATCTGTCTTTCCTGAATGTTCCCATAAATGAAATGGTTGAGTATGTTACTTCCATCAATTACTTTTGGGTGATTCCAGCCGTTATTGTTGTGTTAGTATGCCTTTTTTTAAGGGCGGTCCGCTGGCAGATTATCCTTCAACCTGTCTGCAGGATAAGCCTGATTGATGCCTTTCATCCATTGATGATTGGCTTTATGGTGAACGGTATATTGCCGGGAAGAGTTGGGGAATTTGTACGACCTGCCATCCTCCATCAAAAGAACAATATCCCTTACACCGCAGGACTTACAACCGTTGCAGCAGAACGGTTTTTGGACCTTTTTGCATTGATTACCCTTTTGGCCTTAGTTTTTTCTACACTGAAAATTGATTCCACACTTGAGTCTTCCTTTGAAGGGTATTTATTGAACCGCACTACCCTGATTTCAATTTTCTCAGGCATCATACAGCTTGGCTTGCTGCTTTTGACCGGTATTGTTATTGTCAGTTGGAACCGGTCCAAAAAAATAATCATCGATATGGTCAATGGCCTTCCGGGGCTGTTCTTTTTTGTTGGGGATACTATTAAGCGTAAAATTCAAAAAAAGGTTTCTGCTCCACTGGAACTGCTGATAAATAACATCGCATCCGGATTTGCACTTGTAAAACATCCTCCTCGAATTTTTATTACCCTGGTGCTCTCTTTTTTAATCTGGGGGCTTCAGGCTTTTTCCTGGTATCTGGTCTCCTGTGGCTGCCCAGGCATTGATCTTACTTTTTTGCAGTATACGGCAGTCATGGTCATTGTCTGTTTTTTTATTGTTCTTCCTTCGGTACCGGGATACTGGGGGCTGTGGGAAGCGGGTGGCATTTTTGCATTGTCCCTTTTTGCCGTTCCTCCGGAAAATGCCGCAGGTTTTATTCTGATCAATCATGCTGTTCAAATTTTTCCCGCGATCCTGATTGGGGCTTTATCTGTCTTTTTTTCAGGTGTTAATTTTCGAAAAATGGTTAAGAATATAAAAAGGTTATAA
- a CDS encoding polyamine aminopropyltransferase, giving the protein MSDSSMTSGHTRTLQVAMFATGCSGIVAEYVLSTLATYLLGNAIFQWSIVMSMMLFSMGVGSRVSRSFRNHLLDTFIIIEFSLSLFCAASGAIVFGFAAWTEARIFIIYSLALVVGLFIGMEIPLATRINSDYQALRSNISAVMEMDYFGSLLGGLLFAFLLLPFLGLTYTPLVLGSINFAVAGFLFLRFKHLVRSRRLITVLFALVLLVLMVLAVAVRPIVRYGEQKKYKDLVVLSRQTQFQKIVMTRWKQWYWLYINGDEQFSTYDEERYHEPLVHPAMELALNPERILVLGGGDGLAVREILKHKIVKRITLVDIDGVMTDLAQHHPLFTAINQGAMNDPRVTVLNMDASSFLDSDDGLYNVIFIDLPDPDSMDLMHLYAQGFYRDLLKRLARGGMVVTQASSPYFAKKAFLCIKKTMEAAGLVTLPYHNQVPTLGEWGWILGTSEGDITGERLKTAASRLEFNDIKTRFLNPDAMKAMVLFGKGLFDTGDADAIKINTISNPVLLQYYQEGSWGVY; this is encoded by the coding sequence GTGAGTGATTCTTCCATGACCTCGGGCCACACCCGCACCCTCCAGGTAGCTATGTTTGCAACGGGCTGCTCGGGCATTGTTGCCGAGTATGTGCTGTCCACCCTTGCCACCTATCTCCTTGGGAACGCCATCTTCCAGTGGTCCATTGTCATGTCCATGATGCTTTTTTCCATGGGGGTGGGTAGCCGTGTCAGCCGAAGTTTCAGAAATCATCTCCTGGATACCTTCATCATCATCGAGTTCAGTCTGTCCCTGTTCTGCGCAGCCTCGGGCGCCATTGTGTTCGGGTTTGCCGCCTGGACCGAAGCCAGGATATTTATAATCTATTCCCTGGCCCTGGTTGTAGGGCTCTTCATCGGCATGGAGATTCCCCTTGCCACCCGTATCAACAGCGATTACCAGGCCCTTCGTTCCAACATTTCAGCGGTCATGGAGATGGACTATTTCGGATCCCTCCTGGGCGGCCTGCTGTTTGCCTTTCTCCTGCTGCCGTTCCTGGGCCTGACCTACACCCCCCTGGTCCTTGGCTCCATCAACTTTGCCGTGGCAGGCTTTCTCTTTCTACGGTTTAAACACCTTGTCCGTTCACGACGGTTGATCACCGTTCTTTTTGCCCTTGTACTCTTGGTCCTCATGGTTCTTGCCGTTGCTGTCCGGCCCATTGTACGGTATGGCGAGCAGAAGAAATATAAGGATCTGGTGGTTTTGTCCAGGCAGACCCAATTCCAGAAGATCGTCATGACCCGCTGGAAACAGTGGTACTGGCTCTACATTAACGGTGATGAGCAGTTTTCCACCTATGACGAGGAGCGCTACCACGAACCCCTGGTCCATCCGGCCATGGAACTTGCCCTGAACCCGGAACGTATCCTTGTCCTGGGCGGAGGTGACGGCCTTGCCGTTCGGGAAATCCTAAAGCACAAAATAGTTAAAAGGATTACCCTGGTGGACATTGACGGGGTGATGACCGACCTTGCACAACATCATCCGTTGTTTACAGCCATTAACCAGGGTGCCATGAACGATCCCAGGGTGACGGTGCTGAACATGGACGCTTCTTCATTCCTGGACAGTGACGATGGCCTTTACAATGTGATTTTCATCGATCTGCCGGATCCGGACTCCATGGACCTCATGCATCTCTACGCCCAGGGCTTTTATCGGGACCTTTTAAAGCGCCTTGCCAGGGGAGGGATGGTCGTGACCCAGGCCTCAAGCCCCTATTTTGCAAAAAAGGCCTTTTTGTGCATTAAAAAAACCATGGAAGCTGCAGGTCTTGTAACCCTGCCCTACCATAACCAGGTACCCACCCTTGGGGAGTGGGGATGGATACTAGGTACCAGCGAGGGAGACATCACCGGGGAACGGCTTAAAACGGCTGCATCCCGGCTTGAATTTAACGATATCAAGACCCGGTTTCTAAACCCCGACGCCATGAAGGCCATGGTTCTGTTTGGCAAAGGGCTTTTTGACACAGGCGATGCCGACGCAATCAAGATCAACACCATCTCCAATCCTGTGCTGCTGCAATACTACCAGGAGGGGTCCTGGGGGGTTTATTGA
- a CDS encoding tetratricopeptide repeat protein has product MQLGKSILSNLGWPDYTDFYFSPTNTVVNDLRYSWLGNVLLYLVHLLGGDVGLQLFRVGLVCGSCFLLSAIIGYRFTGWTLLAFFMLVVGTYQNQQLRNSIFALPLTVIVFWLWWQVQYRVRDKWIYFFPLILGLWGCIHGSYLFGFGLVVLIFLGHGVDVLRLGKASKGRAGLFGKYLIVLGLSFALISIWNPQAKGFYNLQKNQRLFHLDPVVDRQPVLLPLQTDPAGINGETVDGQKSPGIFTKLKVTLNNIIFSTTGPNPLSGDFISPFDMLQRVYVWVSLFVGLIGSVILLFFSRPIRFSHLLPFFAVVVAGCGYLRLVGYIPVVTLPLVFITFANGELKLHVKNGWASALAVILLVALYIDVATGFTIVPGTKMHIFGPGRVPVFSDKCPDRVMAEFPDKKIFTTIMNGGYLLYRWFPEKKVFIDGFFAPHTKEVFDAFYRIQFDKSYNPDSLFSEFGIEIALVPYSTPDINNKFLFSENWYPVYVDTGSFLYLYQPDFAKQVSVPRILTTAGEIENLPQEFRSRLVSCIYQIPHALMNKGRLKDANSFMAFHGELFKKIEYLADPMLVREVQDNLDINTGFYGNVNIRALWFEKLHFDAANQGNVPDVLKYGVHVLELAPDRCPVLLNLAIVHENQGELEKSGEYLERLLAAKEKDPAFWKKNETKIAKLYLNLYNSCKKKGKYPAAYLLLREPYLQESYGVQKEKLYQEGLKLVDEMNKAGDAAGAFKLLRGMEKDFPRSGRMLNEIAWHILSNRTKLSVDVKTAIDYATRAVKLMEKENDTWLDLAYDTLAEAYYCMNDRDKMRKFELKAIEVAPDERKGLYKHR; this is encoded by the coding sequence ATGCAGCTCGGCAAGAGTATTCTGTCCAATCTGGGGTGGCCGGATTATACTGATTTTTATTTCAGTCCGACGAACACTGTGGTTAATGACTTGCGCTATTCCTGGTTAGGGAATGTGCTTCTCTACTTGGTCCATCTGCTGGGGGGCGATGTGGGCCTCCAGCTTTTTCGGGTGGGGCTTGTATGCGGATCATGTTTTCTTTTGTCTGCCATCATAGGTTATCGTTTTACCGGCTGGACCCTGCTTGCCTTTTTTATGCTTGTGGTGGGAACCTACCAGAACCAGCAGCTTAGAAATTCCATCTTTGCACTGCCGTTGACGGTGATTGTTTTCTGGCTCTGGTGGCAGGTGCAGTACAGAGTTAGGGATAAATGGATATATTTTTTTCCCTTGATTCTTGGGTTGTGGGGGTGCATTCATGGAAGTTACCTGTTCGGGTTCGGGCTCGTTGTCCTGATTTTTCTGGGGCATGGGGTCGATGTCTTAAGATTAGGCAAAGCATCTAAGGGCAGGGCCGGATTGTTTGGAAAATACCTGATCGTACTGGGCCTTTCATTTGCCCTGATTTCCATATGGAACCCCCAGGCTAAAGGTTTTTATAATCTTCAAAAAAATCAGCGGCTGTTTCACCTGGATCCCGTCGTCGATCGTCAACCGGTTTTGTTGCCGTTACAAACCGATCCCGCCGGGATCAATGGCGAAACCGTGGATGGACAAAAATCCCCGGGTATCTTCACAAAACTAAAAGTCACATTAAACAATATTATTTTTTCCACAACAGGCCCCAACCCCCTGTCCGGAGATTTTATTTCACCCTTTGATATGCTCCAGAGGGTCTATGTGTGGGTAAGTCTTTTTGTCGGGCTTATCGGTTCTGTCATTCTTTTGTTTTTCTCGCGCCCCATACGGTTCTCCCATTTGCTGCCCTTTTTTGCAGTGGTGGTGGCTGGATGTGGCTACCTGAGACTTGTCGGATATATTCCTGTTGTTACGCTGCCCCTGGTGTTTATCACATTTGCAAATGGAGAACTCAAGCTTCACGTTAAAAACGGATGGGCATCGGCTTTAGCCGTAATACTTTTGGTGGCATTGTATATTGATGTTGCCACGGGGTTTACCATTGTTCCGGGAACGAAAATGCATATTTTCGGACCGGGCAGGGTTCCCGTTTTTTCAGATAAATGCCCTGACCGGGTGATGGCGGAGTTTCCTGATAAAAAGATCTTTACAACGATTATGAATGGCGGCTATCTGCTCTACCGCTGGTTTCCTGAAAAAAAGGTATTTATTGACGGTTTTTTTGCCCCCCACACAAAGGAAGTCTTTGACGCCTTTTACAGAATTCAATTTGATAAGTCGTACAATCCTGATTCCCTGTTTTCGGAATTCGGCATTGAAATTGCCCTGGTCCCGTATTCAACCCCGGATATCAACAATAAATTTTTGTTTTCAGAAAACTGGTATCCCGTTTATGTGGACACAGGCTCCTTTCTCTATCTGTATCAGCCTGATTTCGCAAAGCAGGTATCCGTGCCCCGGATTCTTACGACCGCCGGGGAGATTGAAAATCTGCCCCAAGAATTTCGATCAAGACTTGTGAGCTGCATCTATCAGATCCCCCATGCGCTGATGAACAAAGGCCGTTTGAAAGATGCCAATTCCTTTATGGCGTTTCATGGGGAGTTATTTAAGAAGATAGAATATCTGGCAGATCCCATGCTTGTACGAGAGGTTCAGGATAATCTGGACATCAATACCGGATTTTACGGCAATGTGAACATCCGGGCCCTGTGGTTTGAGAAACTTCATTTTGACGCGGCCAACCAGGGCAATGTGCCGGATGTTCTTAAATACGGTGTTCATGTATTGGAACTTGCTCCAGACCGGTGCCCGGTCCTGTTAAACCTGGCTATTGTCCATGAGAATCAGGGAGAGTTGGAAAAGAGCGGAGAATATCTGGAGCGTCTTTTGGCGGCAAAGGAAAAAGACCCGGCATTCTGGAAGAAAAATGAAACAAAAATTGCAAAACTATATCTGAATTTATACAATTCCTGCAAAAAAAAGGGGAAGTACCCGGCTGCTTATCTGCTGCTCAGGGAGCCTTACCTGCAGGAATCCTATGGGGTGCAGAAAGAAAAACTGTACCAGGAGGGGCTCAAGCTTGTGGATGAGATGAACAAGGCCGGGGATGCAGCAGGGGCGTTCAAACTCCTCAGGGGTATGGAAAAGGATTTTCCCAGGTCAGGTCGAATGCTCAATGAGATTGCCTGGCATATTTTAAGCAACCGGACAAAGCTTTCCGTTGATGTAAAAACTGCAATTGATTATGCCACAAGGGCTGTCAAACTAATGGAAAAAGAAAATGATACATGGCTTGACCTGGCATACGATACCTTGGCGGAAGCCTATTATTGCATGAATGACCGTGATAAAATGCGCAAATTCGAGTTAAAAGCCATTGAGGTCGCTCCGGATGAACGTAAAGGTTTGTATAAGCATCGTTAA
- the gspG gene encoding type II secretion system major pseudopilin GspG, with the protein MKLKSENRERGFTLIELLIVMVIIGLLAGLVGPKMFGKVGKSKQKSAKAQISLFETTLDIYRLDVGKYPTTDIGLQGLRVKPDGVENWDGPYLPKEVPLDPWGNAYRYESPSEHGEYEIVSFGADGVDGGEGEDMDIVSWAAVGQE; encoded by the coding sequence ATGAAACTAAAATCTGAAAATAGGGAACGAGGCTTTACTTTGATTGAGCTGTTGATCGTTATGGTTATCATTGGCTTGCTTGCAGGGCTTGTGGGACCTAAGATGTTTGGAAAGGTAGGAAAATCAAAACAGAAATCAGCAAAGGCCCAGATATCTCTTTTTGAGACGACCCTTGACATATACCGGCTTGATGTGGGGAAATACCCCACCACCGATATTGGGCTGCAGGGACTCAGAGTTAAACCTGATGGAGTGGAAAACTGGGATGGCCCCTATCTTCCAAAGGAGGTGCCCCTGGACCCCTGGGGTAACGCCTACCGCTATGAATCTCCATCGGAACACGGGGAATACGAGATTGTCTCCTTTGGTGCAGACGGTGTTGATGGCGGGGAAGGTGAAGACATGGACATTGTGAGCTGGGCTGCTGTTGGTCAGGAGTAG
- a CDS encoding type IV pilus modification PilV family protein, whose product MHLAYDNRGFTLIETLVAFMLLVISLTVIMQLFSGGLKSGRVSDDYQRAVLLAKEKMETVLLQKRLVETDMEEETDNGFKINISIRHFNIKKNDSETHGDSLIEQFLIIVDVGWSTGGSGKHYGISTVQNCQKGGADS is encoded by the coding sequence TTGCATTTAGCTTACGATAACAGGGGGTTTACGCTGATAGAAACCCTTGTCGCTTTTATGCTTCTTGTCATATCACTGACTGTTATCATGCAGCTTTTTTCAGGAGGGTTGAAGTCCGGCAGGGTTTCGGATGATTATCAGCGGGCTGTTCTTCTGGCAAAGGAAAAGATGGAGACAGTTCTTCTTCAAAAGCGTCTAGTGGAAACGGACATGGAGGAAGAAACAGATAATGGCTTTAAGATCAATATATCAATTCGGCATTTCAACATTAAAAAAAATGATTCTGAAACCCATGGGGATAGCCTGATAGAGCAGTTTTTGATAATCGTTGACGTGGGTTGGTCAACGGGGGGCAGTGGAAAGCATTATGGGATATCCACAGTTCAGAATTGCCAAAAGGGCGGGGCCGACTCCTGA
- a CDS encoding type II secretion system F family protein has product MTLYSYKASDSSGKIMTAAMEADSEGEVVSTLQKTGLIPIRISESGRKTAQKHSFMNLDVASLFHRVSTKDVMLFTQDLTALLEAGLPVDRSLKILVESSENPKFKLIVKDILKLIEGGSDLSEAMGRYPEVFSKFYVNMVKAGEVGGILEMVLERLGIFLETSQELTDYIKSALVYPLFLLGVGGLSIIVLMTFVIPKFAIMFADMGNAIPLSTKMLLVSSDYFRHYWWAMLIALFILGFVFNRVLKRPGIRLKLDVLKVKTPVVGDLVKKIEVGRISRTLGTLSNSGVPILDALLLVRDTVSNKMIADAMNDIFDRVKEGEKLSISLGAAGIFPSLAIQMIKVGEETGKLSDMLLRIADNYEKVVKNLVKRVTSLMEPAMILLMGVVVGFIVVSMLMAIFSMNDMPL; this is encoded by the coding sequence TTGACGCTCTATTCCTACAAGGCATCGGATTCTTCGGGTAAGATTATGACCGCTGCCATGGAGGCTGACAGCGAAGGAGAGGTGGTCTCTACCCTCCAGAAGACAGGTCTTATCCCCATTCGTATCTCTGAGTCCGGCAGAAAGACAGCCCAAAAACATTCCTTTATGAATCTTGACGTGGCTTCCCTGTTTCATCGGGTATCAACCAAGGATGTGATGCTGTTCACCCAGGATCTTACCGCCCTGCTCGAAGCAGGGCTGCCCGTGGATCGGTCATTGAAAATTCTTGTTGAGTCATCTGAAAATCCAAAGTTCAAATTGATTGTCAAGGACATTCTCAAGTTAATCGAGGGCGGCAGTGATTTGAGTGAAGCCATGGGCCGGTATCCCGAAGTCTTTTCAAAATTTTACGTCAATATGGTAAAGGCAGGAGAAGTTGGTGGGATTCTTGAAATGGTATTGGAGCGCCTTGGTATTTTTCTTGAAACCTCCCAGGAGCTGACAGACTACATCAAATCGGCCCTTGTTTATCCTCTTTTCCTTCTTGGGGTGGGTGGACTTTCCATCATTGTTCTCATGACCTTTGTCATCCCCAAGTTTGCCATCATGTTTGCAGATATGGGCAATGCAATTCCCTTGTCAACAAAGATGCTGCTGGTTTCCAGCGATTATTTCAGGCACTACTGGTGGGCCATGTTAATTGCTCTCTTTATCTTGGGCTTTGTCTTTAACCGAGTTTTAAAACGACCCGGTATTCGGCTCAAGCTTGATGTGTTAAAGGTAAAAACGCCCGTGGTGGGTGATCTGGTAAAGAAAATAGAGGTGGGAAGGATTTCAAGGACCCTGGGAACACTATCAAACAGTGGGGTTCCCATCCTGGATGCCCTGCTCCTTGTCCGGGATACCGTTAGTAACAAAATGATTGCCGATGCCATGAACGATATATTTGACAGGGTAAAAGAGGGGGAAAAATTATCCATTTCCCTTGGTGCAGCAGGGATTTTCCCTTCCCTGGCCATACAGATGATAAAGGTGGGTGAAGAGACAGGTAAGCTCTCTGACATGCTGCTGCGGATTGCGGATAACTATGAAAAGGTTGTTAAGAACCTTGTCAAACGGGTGACAAGCTTGATGGAGCCTGCAATGATTTTGCTCATGGGTGTTGTTGTTGGATTTATTGTGGTTTCAATGCTCATGGCAATTTTTAGCATGAACGACATGCCGTTGTAG
- a CDS encoding pilus assembly FimT family protein has protein sequence MVRSRHQGFTLIELMVVMVIVALVTGLGVPRIFNSLGSVTLKTSARETVAFLNYARESAFYKKQLMKVVVDLDVQLITVLAFQEAVFDPEGKDGSDPTEPRFAFQKKKMEWVEDKALSFPEGVFIKACVKDDTQVTSGAFELLFSPVGNSSGGEIHLTNARDREFIIAIDFITGSAQIIQ, from the coding sequence TTGGTCAGGAGTAGGCATCAGGGATTCACCCTCATTGAGTTGATGGTTGTGATGGTGATTGTGGCCCTTGTTACTGGCCTTGGAGTGCCACGGATCTTTAATTCCCTGGGCAGTGTGACCCTCAAGACGTCGGCCAGGGAGACGGTTGCCTTTCTCAACTATGCAAGGGAATCGGCCTTTTACAAAAAGCAATTGATGAAGGTTGTGGTTGATCTGGATGTTCAGCTAATTACGGTCTTGGCTTTTCAGGAAGCTGTTTTTGACCCTGAAGGGAAAGACGGTTCTGACCCGACAGAACCACGGTTTGCTTTCCAGAAAAAAAAGATGGAATGGGTTGAGGACAAGGCGTTATCCTTTCCTGAAGGCGTTTTTATAAAAGCGTGTGTGAAGGATGATACCCAGGTTACATCCGGGGCCTTTGAGCTTCTTTTTTCACCGGTCGGCAATAGCAGCGGCGGTGAGATTCATCTGACGAACGCCAGGGATAGAGAATTTATAATAGCGATTGATTTTATTACGGGGAGTGCTCAAATAATCCAATGA
- a CDS encoding DUF350 domain-containing protein, producing MNFDHLLTGIIFMAVFFVLFALGKVVYNLLHRDFDLNREMVENDNPAVSLAVTGYYAGLVLAIGAAIVGPSAGFTADLMDLLIYGVLSIVLLNISSFVCDWLILFKFKISDELLRDRNQGTGAVVFGTLVASGFVIFGSVSGAGGTIWTAMGFWALGQVLLIVAALVYNFILPFDLHQEIERDNVAAGVAFAGALIAMGVVVGLAAEGDFVSWGESLPSFLAYALLGLVSLPFLRLLTDRLLLPGVKLSDEIVGIRPDHSKEERGPNVGAAYVEAFAYIAGAYIIYWCI from the coding sequence ATGAATTTTGATCATCTCTTGACCGGTATCATCTTTATGGCTGTTTTTTTTGTTCTGTTTGCCCTTGGCAAGGTGGTCTACAATCTGCTCCACCGTGATTTTGATCTGAACAGGGAAATGGTGGAAAACGACAACCCTGCGGTCAGCCTTGCCGTGACCGGCTACTATGCGGGCCTTGTCCTTGCCATTGGCGCTGCCATTGTGGGACCGTCCGCAGGTTTTACGGCAGACCTTATGGATTTGCTGATCTACGGGGTTCTGAGCATCGTTCTGCTAAATATCTCCTCGTTCGTCTGTGACTGGCTGATTCTTTTTAAATTCAAAATCAGTGACGAGCTTTTAAGGGACCGGAACCAGGGCACGGGAGCCGTGGTGTTTGGGACCCTTGTGGCGTCGGGGTTTGTGATTTTTGGATCGGTTTCAGGCGCCGGGGGCACCATCTGGACGGCCATGGGGTTCTGGGCCCTGGGCCAGGTGCTTCTCATCGTTGCTGCCCTTGTGTACAATTTTATCCTTCCCTTTGATCTGCACCAGGAGATCGAACGGGACAATGTGGCCGCAGGCGTCGCCTTCGCAGGCGCCCTGATTGCCATGGGGGTGGTAGTGGGCCTTGCTGCCGAGGGCGATTTTGTCTCCTGGGGTGAGAGTCTTCCTTCGTTTCTGGCCTATGCCCTGCTGGGTCTTGTTTCCCTTCCCTTTTTAAGACTTTTAACGGATCGGCTTCTTCTACCCGGGGTTAAGCTCTCAGACGAGATCGTGGGCATCCGCCCGGATCACTCCAAAGAAGAGCGGGGACCCAACGTGGGGGCAGCCTATGTGGAGGCCTTTGCCTACATTGCCGGGGCCTATATTATCTACTGGTGTATTTGA
- the gspE gene encoding type II secretion system ATPase GspE yields the protein MTKKPIESVSYNDFPKEPVPLENLSVKFMKQSVFVPLALENNTLKIAIADPHDSYTIDALKLSYSFDVEVFQASKEEIFDAFERLYGSGSQSIETIIEEAHRDVHELNIGEEEGAENLKDLASEAPIIRLVNRLIVNAVEIKASDIHFEPFETFFRIRYRIDGVLHEIEKPPVRLQSAIISRVKIMAKLDIAERRLPQDGNIKLKISDREIDFRVSTIPTLYGESLVMRVLDRESLAFDFQELGFPEDIYSRYMDLVKQPYGMILVTGPTGSGKTSTLYTTLAVINSTEQKVITLEDPVEYQLPGVNQIQVKPKIGLTFANGLRSIVRQDPDIILVGEIRDSETAEIAIQSALTGHLLFSTLHTNDSAGAIARLLDMGVEHFLLSSTLLGVLAQRLVRVICPHCKTVAHPEQRLLDLVRLSPEELSETVFYEGKGCEACHYTGFKGRKAIFEYLAVDAAIRREIVNKSSADEIKRVAVNSGLRTLRQDGWEKVKAGMTTISEVLRVTLEG from the coding sequence TTGACGAAGAAACCTATCGAATCGGTATCATACAATGATTTTCCAAAGGAACCTGTTCCCCTGGAAAATTTGTCGGTAAAATTTATGAAGCAGTCTGTTTTCGTGCCCCTGGCACTTGAAAACAATACCTTGAAGATTGCCATTGCCGACCCCCATGATTCTTATACCATTGATGCCCTGAAGCTTTCCTACAGTTTTGATGTGGAGGTTTTTCAAGCGTCAAAGGAGGAGATCTTTGATGCCTTTGAGCGCCTGTACGGAAGTGGCAGTCAGTCCATTGAAACCATCATAGAAGAAGCACACAGGGATGTCCATGAACTCAATATCGGTGAGGAAGAAGGGGCTGAAAATTTAAAAGATCTTGCCTCCGAAGCCCCCATCATTCGCCTTGTGAACCGGCTCATTGTCAATGCCGTAGAAATAAAGGCAAGCGACATCCATTTTGAACCCTTTGAAACATTTTTCAGGATTCGGTACCGTATCGACGGGGTTTTACACGAGATTGAAAAACCACCGGTGAGACTCCAGTCTGCCATCATTTCCCGGGTGAAAATTATGGCCAAGCTTGATATAGCCGAGCGCCGTCTGCCCCAGGATGGTAACATCAAACTCAAAATTTCAGACCGTGAGATAGACTTCAGGGTGTCGACCATTCCCACCCTGTATGGCGAGAGCCTTGTGATGAGGGTCCTGGATAGAGAATCCCTTGCCTTTGATTTTCAGGAACTTGGCTTCCCCGAGGATATCTATTCCCGGTATATGGACCTCGTCAAACAACCCTATGGCATGATTCTAGTGACAGGCCCCACGGGAAGCGGAAAGACCTCAACGTTGTATACGACCCTGGCCGTGATCAACTCAACAGAGCAAAAGGTGATAACCCTTGAGGACCCAGTGGAGTATCAACTGCCCGGAGTCAATCAGATCCAGGTGAAGCCCAAGATCGGCCTCACCTTTGCCAATGGGCTGAGATCCATTGTCCGCCAGGACCCGGATATCATCCTGGTCGGAGAGATCCGGGATTCCGAAACCGCAGAGATTGCCATCCAGTCCGCCCTGACCGGCCATCTTCTTTTCAGTACGCTCCATACCAATGATTCTGCAGGTGCCATCGCACGGTTGCTTGACATGGGGGTCGAGCATTTTTTGTTGAGTTCTACCCTGCTTGGGGTGCTTGCCCAGCGGCTGGTGCGGGTGATCTGTCCCCACTGCAAAACCGTGGCCCACCCGGAACAAAGACTCCTCGATCTCGTCCGATTATCGCCCGAGGAGCTTTCCGAAACGGTCTTTTACGAGGGAAAAGGATGCGAGGCGTGTCACTACACGGGATTTAAGGGTCGAAAGGCCATTTTTGAATACCTCGCAGTGGATGCCGCCATACGAAGGGAGATTGTGAATAAATCCAGTGCGGATGAGATCAAGCGGGTGGCTGTAAATTCGGGGCTTCGAACATTGAGGCAGGATGGCTGGGAAAAGGTAAAGGCCGGCATGACAACCATTTCAGAAGTACTTCGGGTAACCCTGGAGGGATGA